A segment of the Deinococcus radiopugnans ATCC 19172 genome:
ATCGGCGTTCGTACCGAACAGGGAGTGATTTCCTGCGCCCGGGTGGTCGTGGCCGTGGGCATCTGGGGCGCGGCGCTGATGCAGACCCTGGGCCTCGACCTGCCCCTGTTTCCCGTGCAGCACCCCTACGTCTACACGGTCCCGCTGGAGATGCTGGCAGGTGCAACCCAGGAAGCGTCACACCCGATGGTCCGGGACCTCGACCATGTGTTCTACCTGCGGGAGCATGGGGACCGTCTGGGGTACGGGTGGTACAACCACCGACCTCTGACGGTGGACGCCACCCATCTCACCCGAGCTGATGTGGCCTTTCCCGAGCAGGGCTTCCTCGATCAGGTGAAGTACGACCTCTTTCCCTTCCTGAAGGACACCCCCCTGAGCCACCGTCTGAACGGCATCTTCTCAATGACCCCGGACGGCGGGCCACTGCTAGGTGAGGTGGGGGGCCGCCCCGGACTGTGGCTAGCCGAGGCGGTGTGGGTCACGCATTCCGGGGGAGTAGGTCAGGTAATGGCGGAACTGCTGCTGGGACAGGCGCCGAGCTTCGACGTGTCGGGCTTCCACCCTGGCCGCTTTGCCGCACTCTCGCCTGACGCGGCGCGTCAGACCTCTCTCGACCTGTACAACGACATCTACCACTGGCCCGCGCCTCCCGAGCCCGTAGCTTGACGGTGCTGCCTCCGTGTGAAGAGCGGCCTGAACTGAGCTCAGATGTAGAATGACCACCAGCCCATCGTCGCGGTTCATGGCTGCTCAGCGCTACCAGTTCACCCGCTTTCCTGACCTCGACGAACGTCTGCTTTCCCTCCACTGCTGGACTCTGCTGACCTGTTGCTTGTGCGGGAGCGGCGGCGGGACTTCAATAAGCCCGGATGCGCCGTCCAGCTCACGGTCCTGCGTCACCTGGGGCGTGCCCTGCGCCCCAGGGAAGCGCCGTCTACCTGGCCGGACAACTGTGGGTTGACCTCACCTGCTACCCGCAGTACGCCGCCCGAGTGTCGCCCTGGCGCGAGCACTTCGCCGTGCTGTGCAAACGGCTGGGGTACGCCGAACTCTCCCGGCGCGAGGGAGCCGAGTTGCGCGACTGGCTGATGCCCCTGGCTGTCGTCACCAACCAACCCTTTCCCCTGATGGGCCTGCTGCTGAACGAGGTGCGGCGGCGGCACCTGAGGGCGCGTACCGAGCGTTACGCCAGTAAAGCACGTTTGGGGCATGCTTTTTGGTTGGCTTACGAAAATTTCTGCATCTTGTCTCAGCCCCTCACAGTTGGGAGCCACCCGTAACGTCCAGGCATTGACCAGTAATCCAACGGCTCGCCTCCGACGCCAGGAACGCCACCACCTCCGCCACATCCGTGGGCTGCCCTACCCGGCCCAGGACAGAGAGGGAGGCCGCTCCGGCCCAGGCCTCCGCGTCATGCAGCCACCCTGCGTTCATGTCCGTGTCCACGATGCCGGGAAGCACCGCGTTCACCGTGATGCCCCGGGGACCCAGCTCTTTGGCCAGCGTGAGGGTCAGGGTGTTGATGGCCCCCTTGGTCATGGCGTAGGCCACGATGTCCGGCAGGGCAATCCGGGTTGCGCCCGAGGACACGTTGATGATCCGGTCACCTGCCGACATGCGGGAGACCACCTGCTGAATCAGGAAAAAAGGTGCTTTCACATTCAACGCGAACACCTCGTCCACCTCAGCTTCCCGGACGTCCTCCAGCCTGTTCCTCGGTGTGATCCCGGCATTGTTGATCAGGATGTTCAGGGAAGTTTTCCCCCTCCGTTCCAGGAGGTGCTGGTCCAGGGTAGCGAGTAGACCTGGAAGTGCCGCAGTGTCCTCCAATCGAGCCCCCAGGGCAAAGGCCTGACCGCCCTCCTGCTCGATCAGGGACACCGTTTCTTCCGCCGCTTCGCGCCGTGAGCCGTAATGTACGGCCACCAGCGCGCCCTCTGCGGCCAGACGACGGGCGATGGCCCGGCCGATACCACGGCTGCCCCCGGTGACGAGGGCGACTTTGTCGGTGAGGGATTTTTGGAGAGGTGAAGTCATGTCACCGAGATTGCCTGCTTCCGACTCGTCCGTGTGTACAGCGCTGTACACCCCCCCTTATCATCATGGCTATGGCTTCTTCGGATTTCCTGACCGCCTGGTCGCAGGCTCTGGGCGAGGCAGGGGCAAGTTGGACGGTCCCTGAGCAGCACTGGAGCCGCGAACTGGCTCAGGCTGAGCAGCAACACCTTGTTCAGGCCGGACAGGTCAGGCTCCTCGGACATCGGGACTGGCTCTTCCGGTACGGTGACCCGGTCGAGGCGTGTTTTTTCGTGGTGCTGGAGGGGCGGTTGAAGCTGAGCATGCCTGATGCCCCTGGCGGAGAGCGGACCACTGGACTGGTGGGACCAGGGGACCTGTTCGGTGCGGACAGTTGTGCAGGTCTGCGCGGCTACACCCATGAAGCGGTGTGTTTGACCTCCTCTGCGCGGGTGATTGCGGTTTCCTCCGCCCGTTTCGAAGAGGCGGTCCGGCAGGCACCGCAGCTCGCGCTGGCCCTATCCCGTGCCCTGGCCCAGGAAACGCGCCGGGCGCGGGAGATGAGCGAGGCTACAAGTCTTCCAGCAGAGGTGCGGGTGGCCCACCTGCTGCTGACGTTGACCCACCGCTTCGGCGAGCCTCTACAGAACGGGACGGTACGCGTGGTCTTGAACCTGCGCCATGACGAACTGGCTTCCCTGGCAGGCACCACGCGCGTCAGCGCCACCCAGGCCTTCAGGCGTCTGCGTGACGCGAAAGCCGTGACAGGCACGCGGGGTGTATATGAGGTTCAACCCCTCACCCTGCAAGCCTGGATTGCCGCAGGGGCGGCTGACCAATAGGCCTGCCCTGATCTTGCCTGGTTGGGTTAAGAGGCGGTCACCTGGCGCTCGAATCCATGGATCGGGGCTACGCACCTGGCCCTAAACGGGTTGCCCCGCCAGCGATGATGAGCCCGGAGAGTCCTAACTACACGATTTACGCAAAATCGCACGCTAAGGGATCCCCACTTTCCCAGACGGCATTTTCAGTCTTCACGCCACTTGGCGGTGTGATGACTCGCTAGCAATCTTCCAGGTATGCCTCAGCCCCCGGGATGATGATTCGTCCTTGCTCTCGCCAGATAATGGAAGACGTAATGGGGAGGCGGTACAGTTCTCTGGTCAGCCATCTCGGGCGGATGGTGGTCATCGGTGGTATTGGCGTCAGTTCCATCCTGACGGTGGGTGACGGCCTGGACACACCACTTTCTGTCCTCGCCGCCCTCATGGCGGGCGTCGTCACCCTCGCTTTTTTGTTTCACCCCCGCAATACCGACCTCGCCCTGGCAGTCGTGGCTGTCACGCTGAGCCTTGGCCTGGCTGTCCCCGACATCCGTGAGTTCGTCGGTGTGATCCTGCCTGTGCTGTACGCCAGCTACGTCGCTGCCGCGTATTCGCGGGCCGAGCTCCGTTTTCTGTGGTT
Coding sequences within it:
- a CDS encoding NAD(P)/FAD-dependent oxidoreductase yields the protein METRAETVIIGGGIAGCSIAYHLAGRGYTDVLVLDRGKISAPLGSTGHAPGLLGRNSSSPTMSALASATARLFARIPQDQPALRPVGSVEVARDRTRMGLLAHKVERATDHGLAARLVSPQELGELVPYMDTSKLVGGIHLPDDGVLDARRALWAMRDEAAARGVSFLEETPVLAFETEGDRVIGVRTEQGVISCARVVVAVGIWGAALMQTLGLDLPLFPVQHPYVYTVPLEMLAGATQEASHPMVRDLDHVFYLREHGDRLGYGWYNHRPLTVDATHLTRADVAFPEQGFLDQVKYDLFPFLKDTPLSHRLNGIFSMTPDGGPLLGEVGGRPGLWLAEAVWVTHSGGVGQVMAELLLGQAPSFDVSGFHPGRFAALSPDAARQTSLDLYNDIYHWPAPPEPVA
- a CDS encoding glucose 1-dehydrogenase, with the protein product MTSPLQKSLTDKVALVTGGSRGIGRAIARRLAAEGALVAVHYGSRREAAEETVSLIEQEGGQAFALGARLEDTAALPGLLATLDQHLLERRGKTSLNILINNAGITPRNRLEDVREAEVDEVFALNVKAPFFLIQQVVSRMSAGDRIINVSSGATRIALPDIVAYAMTKGAINTLTLTLAKELGPRGITVNAVLPGIVDTDMNAGWLHDAEAWAGAASLSVLGRVGQPTDVAEVVAFLASEASRWITGQCLDVTGGSQL
- a CDS encoding Crp/Fnr family transcriptional regulator, giving the protein MASSDFLTAWSQALGEAGASWTVPEQHWSRELAQAEQQHLVQAGQVRLLGHRDWLFRYGDPVEACFFVVLEGRLKLSMPDAPGGERTTGLVGPGDLFGADSCAGLRGYTHEAVCLTSSARVIAVSSARFEEAVRQAPQLALALSRALAQETRRAREMSEATSLPAEVRVAHLLLTLTHRFGEPLQNGTVRVVLNLRHDELASLAGTTRVSATQAFRRLRDAKAVTGTRGVYEVQPLTLQAWIAAGAADQ